In the Piscinibacter sp. XHJ-5 genome, one interval contains:
- the otnI gene encoding 2-oxo-tetronate isomerase: protein MPRFAANLSMMYTEHDFLDRFAAAARDGFRAVEYLFPYAFERAELARRLADQGLAQVLFNAPPGDFDAGERGLACLPGREETFRRAFVEQALPYAQALRCPRIHVMAGLVPPHVEAAALRATYLANLEWAAQQARSAGVDVLIEPINTRDIPRYFLNRQDHAHEIIAEVGAGNLKVQMDLYHCQIVEGDVAMKLRRYLPTGRVGHLQIAGVPQRHEPDAGELNGAYLFGVLDELGWQGHVGCEYRPRAGTSAGLGWFAPYRASQANDT, encoded by the coding sequence ATGCCCCGCTTCGCCGCCAACCTCTCGATGATGTACACGGAGCACGACTTCCTCGACCGCTTCGCGGCCGCGGCGCGTGACGGATTCCGTGCCGTCGAGTACCTGTTCCCGTATGCGTTCGAGCGGGCCGAACTGGCCCGGCGCCTGGCCGACCAGGGACTCGCGCAGGTGCTGTTCAACGCACCGCCTGGCGACTTCGACGCCGGCGAGCGCGGTCTGGCCTGCCTGCCCGGGCGCGAGGAGACGTTTCGCCGCGCCTTCGTCGAGCAGGCGCTGCCGTACGCGCAGGCGCTGCGCTGCCCGCGCATCCACGTGATGGCAGGCCTCGTCCCGCCCCATGTCGAGGCCGCCGCGCTGCGCGCAACCTACCTGGCCAACCTGGAGTGGGCCGCGCAGCAGGCGCGCAGCGCCGGCGTCGACGTGCTGATCGAGCCGATCAACACCCGCGACATCCCGCGCTACTTCCTCAATCGCCAGGACCATGCGCACGAGATCATCGCCGAGGTGGGCGCGGGCAACCTCAAGGTGCAGATGGACCTGTACCACTGCCAGATCGTCGAAGGCGACGTCGCGATGAAGCTGCGCCGCTACCTGCCCACGGGCCGGGTCGGCCACCTGCAGATCGCCGGCGTGCCGCAGCGGCACGAGCCCGATGCCGGGGAGCTGAACGGCGCCTACCTGTTCGGGGTGCTCGATGAGCTGGGCTGGCAGGGCCATGTCGGCTGCGAATACCGGCCGCGCGCGGGCACGTCGGCGGGGCTGGGCTGGTTCGCTCCGTATCGCGCCTCGCAAGCGAATGACACATGA
- a CDS encoding TRAP transporter substrate-binding protein, which produces MWTSTLAATALLAAAGASAQTVLKIGYATSKESHYGVGTTAFCDELEKSTQGRYKCQQFPASALGGEREQIEAVQLGTQDLTNTSTGPLGNFVPEVKVVDIPFLFRDYDHARKVMDGPIGQDLLKKMQGKGLIGLAWTENGFRHMTNNKRPIVQASDAAGLKVRTMENKVHMDGYRTFGLLPTPMAFPELFGALQQGTVDGQENPIPVILSSKFSQVQKHLSLTGHVYSPAVILLSPKVWDKLSEPDRKLFVAAAQKGAAAQRKKVNDDEASGIAQLKKEGMQVVERVDGESFRKAVQPAYANFAKEFGADRIAAIQAVK; this is translated from the coding sequence ATGTGGACCTCCACGCTCGCCGCGACTGCGCTGCTCGCCGCTGCCGGCGCCTCGGCACAAACGGTGCTGAAGATCGGCTACGCGACGAGCAAGGAATCGCACTACGGCGTCGGCACGACGGCGTTCTGCGACGAGCTCGAGAAGAGCACGCAGGGTCGCTACAAATGCCAGCAGTTCCCCGCGTCGGCGCTCGGCGGCGAGCGCGAGCAGATCGAGGCGGTGCAGCTCGGCACGCAGGACCTCACCAACACCTCGACCGGACCGCTCGGCAACTTCGTGCCGGAAGTCAAGGTCGTGGACATCCCGTTCCTCTTTCGCGACTACGACCATGCGCGCAAGGTGATGGACGGGCCGATCGGCCAGGATCTGCTGAAGAAGATGCAGGGCAAGGGCCTGATCGGCCTGGCCTGGACGGAGAACGGCTTTCGCCACATGACCAACAACAAGCGGCCCATCGTGCAGGCGAGCGACGCCGCCGGCCTGAAGGTGCGCACCATGGAGAACAAGGTGCACATGGACGGCTACCGCACCTTCGGCCTGCTGCCAACGCCGATGGCCTTCCCCGAATTGTTCGGCGCCCTGCAGCAGGGCACCGTGGACGGCCAGGAGAACCCGATCCCGGTGATCCTCTCGTCCAAGTTCTCGCAGGTGCAGAAGCACCTGTCGCTCACCGGCCATGTGTACTCGCCGGCGGTGATCCTGCTGTCGCCCAAGGTGTGGGACAAGCTGTCCGAGCCCGACCGCAAGCTGTTCGTCGCGGCCGCGCAGAAGGGCGCTGCCGCGCAGCGCAAGAAGGTCAACGACGACGAGGCCAGCGGCATCGCGCAGCTCAAGAAGGAGGGCATGCAGGTGGTCGAGCGCGTCGACGGCGAGAGCTTCCGCAAAGCGGTGCAGCCGGCCTACGCGAACTTCGCGAAGGAGTTCGGCGCCGACAGGATCGCGGCCATCCAGGCGGTCAAGTGA
- a CDS encoding TRAP transporter small permease — protein MLAAMAAIIFANVALRYLTDQSIEWAEEVARHLMIWLTFLGAGPVLRYGGHIAVENLQDGLPHAAAVALRGVIALLLLGFFGFMIWYGWLYMLRAQYQTTAATQISFAYVYAAMPVGGVLLVVHWLLIVRDYLRARVFASDAHFDANASASL, from the coding sequence ATGCTGGCGGCGATGGCGGCCATCATCTTCGCCAACGTGGCGCTGCGCTACCTCACCGACCAGTCCATCGAATGGGCGGAGGAGGTCGCGCGCCACCTGATGATCTGGCTCACCTTCCTCGGCGCGGGCCCGGTGCTGCGCTACGGCGGCCACATCGCCGTGGAGAACCTACAGGACGGCCTGCCGCACGCGGCCGCGGTCGCGCTGCGCGGCGTGATCGCGCTGCTGCTGCTCGGGTTCTTCGGCTTCATGATCTGGTACGGCTGGCTGTACATGCTGCGCGCGCAATACCAGACGACCGCGGCGACGCAGATCTCCTTCGCCTACGTGTACGCGGCGATGCCGGTGGGGGGCGTGCTGCTGGTGGTGCACTGGCTGCTGATCGTGCGCGACTACCTGCGCGCGCGGGTGTTCGCGAGCGATGCGCACTTCGATGCCAACGCGAGCGCGTCGCTATGA
- a CDS encoding TRAP transporter large permease, producing the protein MSASLILLLSACVYLAIGVPVAFALGLSTLTALVLGADFPLFVLLKETFTGIDSFPLMAVPFFILAAELMSGGSLTEVLLRFASQFVGHKRGGLGYTNVVGLTFFSGISGSALADAAGPGSMMIRMMDKAGYDRAYAAALTAATAIVGPIIPPSIIMIIYALQDESVSVGALFVAGLLPGLLIALGMSFVNWRISTQRNYRGDEEQPGWREIAVTSVKAFPALLLPVLILGGMRAGWFTPTEASVVAVFYALVCGKYIYRTLEWKALPDILARSALLTASVLIIIGMSAAFAWVLTIEGMPQKLAEWMAAQHFSAIGFLLAVNVFLLLFGIFIEPLPGVMVLVPILAPVAAKIGVEPIHFAMVVIFNLTLGMITPPVGGLLFVTSNVSRVPLTALVRELRPFLWAHGLILLVITFVPALSTWLPHALGFK; encoded by the coding sequence ATGAGCGCGAGCCTCATCCTGCTGCTGAGCGCCTGCGTCTACCTCGCGATCGGCGTGCCGGTCGCCTTCGCGCTGGGGCTGTCCACATTGACCGCGCTCGTCCTGGGCGCCGACTTTCCGCTGTTCGTGCTGCTGAAGGAAACCTTCACCGGCATCGACAGCTTTCCGCTGATGGCGGTGCCCTTCTTCATCCTCGCCGCCGAATTGATGAGCGGCGGTTCGCTGACCGAGGTGCTGCTGCGCTTCGCGTCGCAGTTCGTCGGCCACAAGCGCGGCGGGCTGGGCTACACCAACGTGGTGGGGCTGACGTTCTTCTCGGGCATCTCGGGCTCGGCGCTGGCCGACGCCGCCGGTCCCGGCTCGATGATGATCCGCATGATGGACAAGGCCGGCTACGACCGCGCGTATGCGGCGGCGCTGACGGCCGCCACCGCCATCGTCGGGCCCATCATTCCGCCGTCGATCATCATGATCATCTACGCGCTGCAGGACGAGAGCGTCTCGGTGGGCGCGCTGTTCGTCGCCGGCCTGCTGCCGGGGCTGCTGATCGCGCTGGGCATGAGCTTCGTCAACTGGCGCATCTCGACGCAGCGCAACTACCGCGGCGACGAGGAGCAGCCGGGCTGGCGCGAGATCGCCGTCACCAGCGTCAAGGCGTTTCCCGCCCTGCTGCTGCCGGTGCTCATCCTCGGCGGCATGCGCGCCGGCTGGTTCACGCCGACCGAGGCCTCGGTGGTGGCGGTGTTCTACGCGCTCGTGTGCGGCAAGTACATCTACCGCACGCTGGAATGGAAGGCGCTCCCCGACATCCTGGCGCGCTCGGCGCTGCTCACCGCCTCGGTGCTGATCATCATCGGCATGTCGGCCGCGTTCGCCTGGGTGCTGACGATCGAGGGCATGCCTCAGAAGCTGGCCGAGTGGATGGCGGCGCAGCACTTCTCGGCGATCGGCTTCCTGCTGGCCGTCAACGTGTTCCTGCTGCTGTTCGGCATCTTCATCGAGCCGCTGCCCGGCGTGATGGTGCTGGTGCCCATCCTCGCGCCGGTGGCGGCCAAGATCGGCGTGGAACCGATCCACTTCGCGATGGTGGTGATCTTCAACCTGACGCTGGGCATGATCACGCCGCCGGTGGGCGGGCTGCTGTTCGTCACCTCGAACGTGTCGCGCGTGCCGCTAACCGCGCTGGTGCGCGAGCTCAGGCCCTTCCTGTGGGCGCACGGGCTGATCCTGCTGGTGATCACCTTCGTGCCGGCCTTGAGCACGTGGCTGCCGCACGCGCTCGGGTTCAAGT